The following proteins come from a genomic window of Kwoniella bestiolae CBS 10118 chromosome 3, complete sequence:
- a CDS encoding tubulin alpha-1A chain, translating to MREVISVHVGQAGVQIGNACWELYTLEHGLSPDGRLMEGSPHGGDDGFSTFFSETGTGKHVPRSLYVDLEPNVVDEVRTGTYRSLFHPETMITGKEDAANNYARGHYTIGKELVDNVLEQVRRLADNCSGLQGFFVFHSFGGGTGSGFGALLMERLSTDYGKKSKLEFSVYPAPKMSTSVVEPYNSVLTTHTTLEHSDCSFMVDNEAIYDICRRNLGITSPSFTNLNRLIAQVVSSITASLRFDGSLNVDLNEFQTNLVPFPRIHFPLATYAPVVSAEKAFHESNSVSEMTISCFESNNQMVKCDPRQGKYMACCLLYRGDVVPKDVNAAVANVRTKRTIQFVDWCPTGFKLGICNEPPALVPGGDLAKVSRSLCMLSNTTSIATAWARLDNKFDLLYSKRAFVHWYVGEGMEEGEFSEAREDLAALEKDYEEVGIDSVDVEEEEGEY from the exons ATGCGAGAGGTTATCAGT GTCCACGTTGGTCAAGCCG GTGTCCAAATCGGTAATGCTTGTTGGGAGCTTTACACTCTCGAACATGGTTTGAGC CCCGATGGTCGTCTCATGGAAGGATCCCCTCacggtggtgatgatggtttctccaccttcttctccgaGACCGGTACCGGAAAGCACGTCCCTCGATCTCTTTACGTCGATCTTGAACCCAACGTGGTTGACGAGGTTCGAACTGGTACTTACCGAAGTCTTTTCCACCCTGAGACCATGATCACCGGGAAGGAGGATGCTGCCAACAACT ACGCCCGAGGTCACTACACCATCGGTAAAGAGCTGGTCGACAACGTACTTGAACAAGTACGAAGACTCGCCGATAACTGTTCAGGTCTCCAAGGTTTCTTCGTCTTCCACTCCTTCGGTGGTGGTACTGGTTCAGGTTTCGGTGCTCTCCTCATGGAAAGACTTTCTACCGACTACGGAAAGAAATCAAAGCTTGAATTCTCAGTCTACCCAGCTCCGAAGATGTCAACTTCAGTCGTAGAACCTTACAACTCTGTTCTCACCACCCACACCACCCTTGAGCACTCTGATTGTTCATTCATGGTTGATAACGAGGC CATCTACGACATCTGCCGAAGAAACTTGGGTATCACCTCTCCATCTTtcaccaacctcaacagaTTGATCGCTCAGGTCGTCTCATCCATCACTGCTTCTCTCCGATTCGATGGTTCCCTCAACGTCGACTTGAACGAGTTCCAAACCAACTTGGTACC TTTCCCTCGTATCCACTTCCCTCTCGCCACCTACGCTCCTGTCGTCTCTgctgagaagg CCTTCCACGAATCCAACTCCGTCTCCGAAATGACCATCTCTTGTTTCGAGTCCAACAACCAAATGGTCAAATGTGATCCCCGACAAGGAAAATACATGGCCTGTTGTCTGCTCTACCGAGGTGATGTCGTTCCTAAAGATGTCAACGCCGCCGTCGCCAACGTACGAACCAAGCGAACCATTCAATTCGTCGATTGGTGTCCTACCGGTTTCAAGTTGGGTATCTGTAACGAACCTCCCGCTCTCGTTCCCGGCGGTGATCTCGCCAAGGTCTCTCGATCTCTCTGTATGCTTTCCAACACCACCTCCATCGCTACCGCTTGGGCTCGTCTCGACAACAAATTCGACTTGCTCTACTCCAAGCGAGCGTTCGTTCACTGG TACGTCGGTGAAGGtatggaggagggagagttCTCAGAGGCCCGAGAAGATCTGGCagctttggagaaggattACGAGGAGGTTGGAATTGACTCTGTTGAcgttgaagaggaggagggtgaataCTAG